In one window of Desulforegula conservatrix Mb1Pa DNA:
- a CDS encoding CoB--CoM heterodisulfide reductase iron-sulfur subunit A family protein, translating to MAKDVIGSAMVIGGGIAGMQTALDLADSGYYVYLVEKGPSIGGVMSQLDKTFPTNDCAMUIISPKLVEVGRHLNIELKTLSEVVNVTGEEGNFQVEILQKPRYVDPDKCIACGACTEKCPKKVTDTYNAGLKTRKAIYVEYDQAVPLKYAIDGTQCIKITKGKCGLCEKICPTGAILYDDKEKTEVINVGSVVLAPGFKPFDPSVFDTYQYTKFPNVITSLEFERILSASGPTMGHLVRRSKDHEEPKKIAFFQCIGSRDMNRCNNGYCSSVCCMYAIKEAAIAKEHNGDDLDCAIFFMDMRTHGKDFERYYNDAEKKGVRFVRSRVHTINPVPETDDLEVRYVTESGELKTEVFNMIVLSIGLETDPKTVELANKLGVELTKGRFAATGSFTPVATSKPGVFVCGAFQGPKDIPQAMIDASAAAAAAGEPLVSARGTLTKTEDAVPQVNVKGDRPKIGVFVCSCGTNIAGVIDVATLTEYAKSLPYVEFSFNNMFSCSQDSQDKIAQIIKEQGLNRVVVAACTPKTHEPLFQETLLAAGLNKYLFEMCNIRNHGSWVHKETPEAATEKAKDLLRMAVSKVALSQPLEEAQLQVNQVALVIGGGIAGMTAAKALSTQGYEAHIVERNETLGGQALRLFKTPKGEDIQANLAAMVKEVNDNPKIHVHLNTSIDNVDGFVGNFKTKLVSASGEKMLDHGVAVMATGAAPLAPTEYMFGKDPRIITSQELDEKFIKNDPSLNDVETAVFIQCVGSREPERPYCSRLCCTHSIDNALELKHRDPEKTVYVLYRDIRAYGEREYLYREARDAGIIFIRYDLESKPKVSIKEGKVSILITDPVLGLPLDIRADLVSLATAIIPYKDEKLAQFFKVPMNADGFFVERHAKLGPSEFATDGVFLCGMAHYPKPIDESVAQGQAAASRAITLLARENIFTSGQVASVDPYYCSSCGICVSVCPYSAPSFITEGPNTGKAKINPVLCKGCGLCVSSCRSGAIHHSGFDNDQIFAQIFALNQG from the coding sequence ATGGCAAAGGATGTAATCGGATCCGCAATGGTCATTGGTGGTGGTATTGCAGGCATGCAAACTGCACTGGATCTCGCCGACTCCGGGTATTATGTTTACCTGGTCGAAAAAGGCCCGTCCATCGGTGGCGTCATGTCACAGCTGGACAAGACCTTCCCAACCAACGACTGCGCGATGTGAATTATCTCACCCAAACTGGTCGAGGTCGGCCGGCATTTAAACATCGAGCTTAAAACACTTAGTGAAGTAGTAAACGTAACCGGTGAAGAAGGGAATTTCCAGGTGGAAATTCTCCAGAAACCAAGATACGTAGATCCTGACAAATGTATCGCCTGCGGAGCATGTACTGAAAAATGCCCCAAAAAGGTAACTGATACATATAATGCAGGTCTTAAAACCAGAAAAGCCATTTATGTAGAGTATGATCAGGCGGTGCCATTAAAGTATGCTATTGACGGCACTCAGTGTATCAAGATTACAAAGGGCAAATGCGGTCTTTGCGAAAAGATCTGCCCAACCGGCGCCATTCTTTATGATGACAAGGAAAAGACAGAAGTCATAAATGTAGGTTCTGTTGTTCTTGCTCCTGGCTTCAAGCCTTTTGATCCTTCAGTTTTCGATACGTATCAGTACACAAAATTCCCGAATGTAATTACTTCTCTGGAATTTGAGCGTATTCTTTCTGCTTCTGGCCCCACCATGGGACATCTTGTCAGAAGATCTAAAGATCACGAAGAACCTAAAAAAATAGCCTTTTTCCAGTGTATCGGTTCCCGCGATATGAACCGCTGCAATAATGGTTATTGCTCATCCGTATGCTGTATGTACGCCATCAAGGAAGCCGCTATTGCCAAAGAGCATAATGGTGATGATCTTGACTGCGCGATTTTCTTTATGGACATGCGTACCCACGGCAAGGATTTCGAGCGTTATTATAATGATGCAGAGAAAAAAGGCGTCCGTTTCGTAAGAAGCCGTGTCCACACCATCAATCCTGTTCCTGAAACCGATGATCTTGAAGTTCGCTATGTAACTGAAAGCGGAGAACTCAAGACCGAAGTATTCAACATGATTGTTCTCTCCATCGGCCTTGAAACCGATCCCAAGACTGTTGAGCTTGCTAACAAGTTAGGCGTTGAACTTACCAAGGGCAGATTTGCTGCTACAGGTTCTTTCACTCCTGTTGCGACTTCAAAGCCAGGCGTTTTTGTTTGCGGTGCTTTCCAGGGACCAAAAGATATTCCTCAGGCTATGATCGACGCGAGTGCCGCAGCAGCTGCTGCCGGAGAACCGCTTGTATCTGCCCGCGGAACACTCACAAAAACCGAGGATGCTGTCCCCCAGGTCAATGTAAAAGGCGACAGACCTAAAATCGGTGTATTTGTATGCAGTTGCGGTACAAACATTGCGGGTGTAATAGATGTTGCAACCCTTACCGAATATGCCAAGTCTCTTCCATATGTCGAGTTCTCCTTTAACAACATGTTCTCATGCTCCCAGGACTCCCAGGACAAGATTGCTCAGATTATCAAGGAACAGGGGCTTAACAGGGTTGTTGTTGCAGCCTGTACTCCTAAGACACATGAGCCTCTTTTCCAGGAAACCCTGCTTGCTGCCGGTCTGAACAAATATCTCTTTGAGATGTGCAATATCCGTAATCACGGATCCTGGGTTCACAAAGAAACTCCTGAAGCTGCCACAGAAAAGGCAAAAGACCTCCTTAGAATGGCTGTTTCCAAGGTTGCTCTTTCCCAGCCTCTTGAAGAAGCCCAGCTCCAGGTAAATCAGGTGGCTCTTGTAATCGGCGGTGGTATAGCCGGAATGACAGCTGCAAAAGCTCTTTCTACTCAAGGTTACGAAGCTCATATAGTTGAAAGAAATGAAACTCTTGGTGGCCAGGCTCTCCGTCTGTTCAAGACTCCGAAAGGCGAAGACATCCAGGCCAACCTTGCTGCAATGGTCAAGGAAGTAAATGACAATCCAAAGATACACGTCCATCTGAATACCAGTATAGACAATGTTGACGGTTTTGTCGGAAATTTCAAGACCAAGCTTGTTTCAGCCTCTGGTGAGAAGATGCTTGACCATGGCGTTGCCGTCATGGCAACAGGCGCTGCTCCTCTTGCTCCCACCGAATACATGTTCGGCAAGGATCCCCGTATAATCACAAGCCAGGAGCTTGATGAGAAGTTCATTAAAAATGATCCTTCTCTGAATGACGTTGAAACAGCTGTGTTTATCCAGTGCGTTGGCTCAAGGGAGCCTGAAAGACCATATTGCTCGCGTCTTTGCTGCACACACAGCATAGACAACGCCCTTGAACTGAAGCACCGAGATCCGGAAAAGACTGTTTATGTTCTATACCGTGATATCCGTGCATATGGTGAACGTGAGTATTTGTACCGTGAAGCACGCGATGCAGGAATCATATTCATCCGTTACGACCTTGAAAGCAAACCAAAGGTAAGCATCAAGGAAGGAAAGGTATCCATTCTGATCACCGATCCTGTTCTTGGTCTGCCACTTGACATCAGGGCTGATCTTGTTTCCCTTGCCACAGCTATAATACCTTACAAGGATGAAAAACTCGCCCAGTTCTTCAAAGTTCCGATGAATGCGGACGGTTTCTTTGTTGAACGTCACGCAAAACTCGGACCTTCCGAATTTGCTACAGACGGCGTATTCCTCTGCGGTATGGCTCATTATCCTAAGCCTATAGATGAATCAGTGGCCCAGGGTCAGGCAGCGGCATCAAGAGCTATAACTCTTCTTGCAAGAGAAAATATTTTCACCAGCGGTCAGGTTGCCTCTGTTGATCCTTATTACTGCAGTTCATGCGGAATATGCGTGAGTGTTTGTCCTTACTCTGCTCCTTCTTTCATTACTGAAGGACCAAATACAGGTAAGGCCAAAATCAATCCGGTACTTTGCAAAGGCTGCGGTCTGTGCGTTTCATCATGCCGTTCCGGTGCCATCCACCACAGCGGCTTTGACAATGACCAGATTTTTGCCCAGATCTTCGCCTTGAACCAGGGTTAA
- the miaA gene encoding tRNA (adenosine(37)-N6)-dimethylallyltransferase MiaA, with protein METSKFTTSKQKVVIICGPTGVGKTAFAIKLALKFGAEIINSDSMQIYKHMDIGTAKPTPEELSLVPHSLIDIVTPDQPFDAAMFSNRAAQEEERLRNLGKNVFMVGGTGLYIRAFLNGLFRSEPAEDIVLEKLRAEAETVGSAILHERLKNIDQPASEKIHPNDTFRIIRALEHHEKTGRPISESWEDHGFRESRYDYLKICLGIDRADLYERINRRVEIMIQEGLPDEVKKLLEMGYRRDLKPMKSIGYRHMCEFLAGEVDFDKSIEILKQDTRRYAKRQLTWFRHEPNAIWLAPKEIEKASELISKFLN; from the coding sequence ATGGAAACTTCCAAATTTACTACCTCGAAGCAAAAAGTAGTCATAATATGTGGTCCGACAGGAGTTGGTAAAACCGCATTTGCTATAAAACTCGCACTGAAATTCGGAGCTGAAATCATCAACTCGGATTCCATGCAGATATATAAACACATGGATATTGGCACTGCAAAACCAACACCCGAAGAGCTTTCACTGGTCCCCCATTCACTGATAGATATAGTAACCCCTGACCAGCCTTTTGATGCTGCAATGTTTTCAAACAGAGCCGCACAAGAAGAAGAGAGATTGAGAAATTTAGGGAAAAATGTCTTTATGGTCGGCGGCACAGGACTCTACATAAGAGCTTTCCTAAACGGGCTTTTCAGGTCAGAACCTGCTGAAGACATAGTACTCGAAAAACTAAGAGCAGAAGCAGAAACCGTTGGTTCTGCAATTCTTCATGAAAGACTTAAAAATATAGATCAGCCAGCATCTGAAAAAATACATCCCAATGACACGTTCAGGATAATACGAGCACTTGAACATCATGAAAAAACAGGCCGCCCAATTTCTGAATCATGGGAAGACCACGGATTCAGGGAAAGCAGATACGACTACCTAAAAATTTGCCTCGGAATTGACAGAGCGGACCTTTATGAGAGAATAAACAGGCGCGTAGAGATCATGATTCAGGAAGGGCTCCCGGATGAAGTGAAAAAACTTCTTGAAATGGGCTATAGAAGAGATCTTAAACCCATGAAATCAATTGGATACAGACATATGTGTGAATTCCTGGCCGGGGAAGTCGATTTTGATAAAAGTATAGAGATCCTGAAACAGGACACGAGACGTTATGCCAAAAGGCAACTTACGTGGTTCAGACACGAGCCCAACGCAATCTGGCTTGCCCCTAAAGAAATTGAAAAGGCATCGGAGCTGATTTCAAAATTTCTCAATTGA